A section of the Virgibacillus sp. NKC19-3 genome encodes:
- a CDS encoding hydroxymethylglutaryl-CoA lyase: protein MQHWPDFVQVKEVAPRDGLQNEKDWISTDDKVAWINMLSESGVKEIEYSSFVHPKWIPNLSDAREVGKRIIKHPSVFYSALVPNRKGLEHALEAGIDGASVFMSASETHNKKNINKTIAETFPVMRDVIREAKQEGKRVTGYVSTVFDCPFEGKITPDQVIHVCDQLFEYGADDISLGDTIGSAVPSQVDQLLEAVLANYSEEKIIMHFHDTRGMAIANIMRSLEYGITRFDSSVGGLGGCPYAPGAAGNVATNDVLYLLHGLGIKTGIQERKIQEAALFMQNKLGKSLPSKALAHYVSTA, encoded by the coding sequence ATGCAGCATTGGCCGGATTTTGTACAGGTAAAGGAAGTAGCACCTCGAGACGGTTTGCAGAATGAAAAGGACTGGATTTCGACAGACGATAAAGTGGCTTGGATTAATATGCTTTCTGAGTCAGGTGTCAAGGAGATTGAGTATTCGTCGTTTGTGCATCCGAAATGGATACCAAATCTTTCCGATGCACGAGAAGTAGGTAAGCGGATAATTAAACATCCGAGTGTTTTCTATTCGGCGCTGGTTCCAAATAGGAAGGGGCTTGAACATGCATTGGAAGCAGGTATTGATGGGGCTTCCGTGTTTATGTCCGCAAGCGAAACCCACAATAAGAAAAATATTAATAAAACGATAGCAGAAACATTCCCCGTGATGCGAGATGTTATCCGTGAAGCAAAGCAAGAGGGTAAGAGAGTAACAGGCTATGTTTCTACTGTATTTGATTGTCCGTTTGAAGGTAAGATAACACCTGATCAAGTTATCCATGTTTGTGATCAATTGTTTGAATATGGCGCAGATGATATTTCCCTTGGAGATACAATCGGTTCAGCTGTACCGTCGCAAGTGGATCAGCTGCTAGAAGCAGTTTTGGCCAACTATTCGGAAGAGAAAATCATCATGCATTTTCATGACACAAGAGGTATGGCTATTGCTAACATCATGCGTTCCCTGGAATACGGCATAACGCGATTTGACAGTTCTGTTGGAGGTTTGGGCGGCTGTCCTTACGCACCGGGTGCAGCCGGAAATGTGGCAACAAATGATGTATTATATCTTCTCCATGGCTTAGGGATAAAAACAGGCATTCAGGAACGCAAAATTCAAGAAGCAGCACTATTTATGCAAAATAAATTAGGAAAGTCATTACCAAGTAAGGCGCTCGCACATTATGTAAGTACAGCTTAA
- a CDS encoding helix-turn-helix domain-containing protein, whose translation MIKGIHSIYKVKERVPINLDNIGKKIKQIRVRSKKTQQQIADECGISKSLLSKIENGQAASAIATLSKISDALQVPLSWVLDDKSEKELVLLPKANRQSKIGDENMGYSYELLASRSQYNGVEPTIVHVTPKHTNDRQEAYTHSQDEFIFILEGMIYLYYDGEEHYMEKGDSAYFQGSKSHLFIPVDNNGAKVLTLFIDSPL comes from the coding sequence ATGATTAAAGGCATACATTCGATTTATAAAGTAAAGGAGAGAGTCCCCATAAATCTTGATAATATTGGTAAAAAAATAAAACAAATACGAGTAAGAAGTAAAAAAACACAGCAGCAAATTGCAGATGAATGCGGTATCTCCAAAAGCTTATTATCCAAAATCGAAAACGGTCAAGCCGCTTCTGCAATCGCAACTTTATCCAAAATTAGCGACGCACTACAAGTGCCTCTCTCATGGGTGTTGGATGATAAATCGGAAAAAGAACTGGTACTACTTCCAAAAGCAAACAGACAGTCCAAAATTGGGGATGAAAATATGGGCTATTCCTATGAACTGCTCGCAAGTAGATCCCAGTATAATGGTGTAGAACCGACTATTGTTCACGTTACACCAAAGCATACGAACGATCGGCAGGAGGCTTATACCCATTCTCAAGATGAATTTATATTTATTCTCGAAGGTATGATTTACTTGTATTATGATGGGGAGGAGCATTATATGGAAAAAGGCGATAGTGCCTATTTTCAAGGATCAAAATCCCATTTATTTATCCCCGTCGATAATAATGGCGCGAAAGTATTAACATTATTTATTGATAGCCCATTGTAA
- a CDS encoding proline dehydrogenase family protein yields the protein MSNLTRDFFISLSNNKLLNKSAKKWGFRLGAQRFVAGTTIESVTETVKKLNGRGISCTLDRLGEFVSEKEEAIEAKGESIRLLETINTENIECHISVKLTQMGLDIDHDFCIQNMLEILHVADRYNIFVNIDMEDYAHYQQTLDVLHILRKRYENVGTVMQSYLYRTEADLESLKDVRLRLVKGAYKESEEVAYQDNAAIDRNFITIAKKRLLGDTFTSIATHDHDIIHELKDFIVENNINKENYEFQMLYGFRNDMQYGLAKEGYNFCTYIPFGTDWFGYFMRRMAERPQNINLVVKDTFYTTENKLKKFPVVLGIVAGTTLLVLLGRKK from the coding sequence ATGTCCAATCTAACAAGAGATTTTTTCATAAGCTTATCAAATAATAAATTATTGAATAAAAGTGCTAAAAAATGGGGGTTTCGTTTGGGTGCACAAAGGTTTGTAGCAGGCACCACAATTGAAAGCGTTACAGAAACCGTCAAGAAGCTCAACGGCCGTGGAATAAGCTGCACACTTGATCGTTTGGGAGAATTCGTATCTGAAAAAGAAGAGGCTATTGAAGCGAAGGGAGAATCTATTCGTCTCTTAGAAACAATTAATACGGAAAATATCGAGTGTCATATATCCGTGAAATTAACACAAATGGGACTGGATATTGATCATGATTTTTGTATCCAAAATATGCTTGAAATTTTGCATGTGGCAGATCGGTATAATATTTTTGTCAATATCGATATGGAAGATTATGCACATTACCAGCAAACACTCGATGTACTTCATATTTTAAGGAAACGCTATGAAAATGTGGGTACTGTTATGCAATCTTATCTTTATCGAACTGAAGCAGATTTGGAGAGCCTCAAGGATGTACGTCTCAGACTGGTGAAAGGAGCTTATAAAGAAAGTGAGGAAGTGGCTTATCAGGACAATGCAGCTATTGATCGTAATTTTATAACAATTGCTAAGAAAAGACTGCTTGGAGATACATTTACTTCTATCGCAACACACGACCATGATATCATCCATGAATTGAAAGATTTTATTGTAGAAAATAACATTAACAAAGAAAATTATGAATTTCAAATGCTTTATGGCTTTCGGAATGATATGCAGTATGGGCTTGCTAAGGAGGGATATAATTTTTGTACCTATATTCCATTCGGCACGGACTGGTTTGGGTATTTCATGCGTCGTATGGCTGAACGTCCGCAGAATATTAATTTAGTGGTAAAGGATACTTTCTACACAACGGAAAATAAGTTGAAAAAATTTCCGGTTGTCCTCGGAATTGTGGCAGGAACCACGTTGTTGGTTTTGTTGGGACGTAAGAAGTAG
- the ssuE gene encoding NADPH-dependent FMN reductase yields MSEIVVISGSPSAFSRSEQVLKYLGNLLKQEHFSVTHISIKDVPAEEVFQGKFDSPAIHEVTELIQNAKGVIVGSPVYKGAYSGVLKALLDILPQDVLKHTPVLPLMTGGSASHLLAIEYTLKPVLATLKGHNLKGLYLLDRQIDKRKENPIIDEDILQRTKKQLQYFTEIVNRQASTVFLT; encoded by the coding sequence ATGAGTGAAATTGTTGTGATATCAGGAAGTCCTTCAGCCTTTTCGCGTTCAGAACAAGTGCTTAAATATCTAGGGAACTTACTTAAACAGGAACATTTCTCAGTGACTCATATTTCGATTAAAGATGTGCCGGCAGAGGAGGTATTTCAAGGGAAGTTTGATAGTCCGGCTATTCACGAAGTGACAGAACTAATCCAAAATGCCAAGGGTGTTATTGTTGGATCGCCAGTGTATAAGGGTGCCTATTCAGGAGTCTTAAAAGCGTTGCTTGATATTCTCCCACAGGATGTACTCAAACACACACCAGTACTTCCGCTGATGACAGGTGGGAGTGCGTCTCATTTGCTAGCGATCGAATATACCTTGAAGCCAGTGTTAGCTACGTTAAAAGGTCATAATTTAAAAGGTCTCTATCTGCTTGATCGTCAAATAGATAAAAGAAAAGAAAACCCCATTATCGATGAGGATATTTTACAACGTACGAAAAAGCAACTTCAGTATTTTACTGAGATCGTTAACAGGCAGGCCTCAACAGTGTTTTTAACCTGA
- a CDS encoding UPF0182 family membrane protein translates to MNNESKMSAKQVEKLKKFGSRFGIIIGILLLLFVVGSLAFHWITDYIWMNNLDFGGVFTTILGSKVLLGVAGFILFSVVTYFTFFWIIRSYVTHFDSHQLPPVILKRKTMNAMMLGVSILAGLIGSTVVQGIGWEPALKLLNHASFEQTDPYFNMDISFYMFVLPFLEFIVYLLLGLSIFFLIVQIGSYSVFNMYRMSRSAQWHMGITLGTIGVLLACNHLLMPYSTLLTNQVNLFQQSVVHGMSYTDSLINIPKAYILAAVAIIGTIWMIIALRKGKIQSMFIPIVTYVGVVIVGQLASVGVQQFLVQPNEFYQEEEFLEHNLHFTQAAYELEDINETEHSGNGSLDEGLVEDNELTINNVRINDSRPLLDVYNQLQTFRSYYQFNDVDIDRYEIGDEYEQVFIGARELSTVDLPEQAQTWVNQNLRYTHGYGVTMSHVNELTAQGQPEYMLQDLPPEGDLDVSRPQIYYGEEDYPNVIVNSEVDEFDYPSGDENISNRYEEDSGISLGGINRALFALKEGSFRMFFSDQLTDESQFLETRNIMDRVNRIAPFFEYDSDPYIFVRDDGSLAWMMDAYLTGERYPYSESYQNNDNYIRNSVKVTVDAYTGEVDFYIANPDDPLVQTYQKMFPELFTEEIPADVQAHFRFPERLFSIQASMYGTYHMTDLEMFYNREDAWEFPTEKYFNEDIEMEPYYVTMKLPEYDEEEFILMMPYTPKNRQNMLAWIGVRNDGEYYGEKFVYRFPRQENIYGPQQIENRINQDSTISQELNLWSQGGSEVIRGNLLAIPIEDTVIYVEPIYIESSNETSLPEVKQVVVAYEDHIVMEETFEESMEQMLNLVDPNRQPDEEQTSEEEPGEQEQPISESDELLQEFSDLFNSYQDALAEGDWNKAAEIMTEIEDKLTEEEQ, encoded by the coding sequence TTGAATAATGAAAGTAAAATGAGTGCCAAACAAGTAGAAAAACTGAAAAAGTTTGGTAGTCGTTTCGGTATTATAATAGGTATATTACTACTTCTTTTTGTTGTTGGATCGCTAGCATTTCATTGGATCACAGATTATATATGGATGAATAACCTTGATTTTGGGGGCGTGTTTACGACTATCCTGGGAAGTAAAGTATTGCTCGGAGTAGCGGGTTTTATCTTATTCTCCGTAGTTACATATTTCACTTTTTTCTGGATAATTCGTTCATACGTAACGCATTTTGATTCGCATCAGCTACCACCGGTTATTTTGAAGCGGAAAACAATGAATGCAATGATGCTTGGTGTTTCAATCTTGGCTGGACTTATTGGTAGCACAGTAGTACAAGGGATTGGATGGGAGCCTGCACTCAAACTTTTAAATCATGCTTCATTCGAACAAACGGATCCGTATTTTAATATGGATATTTCTTTTTATATGTTTGTTCTTCCTTTTTTGGAATTTATTGTTTATCTTTTACTTGGTTTAAGCATCTTTTTCCTTATTGTGCAGATCGGATCATACTCGGTGTTTAATATGTATCGAATGAGCCGTTCAGCTCAGTGGCATATGGGAATAACCTTAGGAACGATTGGAGTCCTCTTAGCTTGTAATCACTTGCTAATGCCATATAGTACATTGTTGACGAATCAGGTGAACCTTTTTCAACAAAGTGTTGTACATGGGATGAGTTATACGGATAGCCTCATCAATATACCAAAAGCTTATATTCTAGCAGCAGTAGCTATTATTGGAACCATTTGGATGATTATTGCACTGCGAAAAGGAAAGATCCAATCTATGTTCATACCTATTGTTACTTATGTTGGGGTTGTCATTGTCGGACAACTGGCATCTGTAGGTGTGCAACAATTTCTCGTACAGCCAAATGAATTTTATCAGGAAGAAGAGTTTCTGGAGCATAATCTTCATTTTACACAGGCAGCTTATGAACTGGAAGATATAAATGAAACAGAACATTCAGGTAATGGATCCTTAGACGAAGGATTGGTGGAAGATAATGAATTAACCATCAATAATGTACGGATTAATGATTCAAGACCACTGCTTGATGTATATAATCAGCTTCAAACATTTCGATCGTATTATCAATTTAACGATGTTGATATTGATCGATATGAAATTGGCGATGAATATGAGCAGGTTTTTATTGGAGCAAGGGAGTTAAGTACAGTCGATCTACCAGAGCAGGCACAAACCTGGGTGAATCAGAACCTGAGGTATACACATGGCTACGGAGTCACGATGAGTCATGTTAATGAGCTAACTGCTCAAGGTCAACCAGAATATATGCTACAAGATCTTCCGCCCGAGGGAGATTTGGATGTGTCTCGTCCTCAAATTTACTACGGAGAAGAAGATTACCCGAATGTAATCGTGAATTCGGAAGTAGATGAATTTGATTATCCTTCTGGTGATGAAAATATATCGAATCGATATGAGGAGGATTCAGGGATTTCATTAGGCGGGATTAACCGGGCGTTATTTGCTTTAAAAGAGGGATCATTTCGGATGTTCTTCTCTGATCAACTAACAGATGAAAGTCAGTTTCTTGAGACCCGAAATATTATGGATCGTGTTAATCGAATCGCTCCTTTTTTTGAATATGATTCCGATCCGTACATTTTTGTACGTGATGATGGCAGTCTGGCCTGGATGATGGACGCCTATCTAACAGGTGAAAGGTATCCATACTCAGAGTCTTATCAGAATAACGACAATTATATTCGAAACTCGGTGAAGGTGACTGTTGATGCCTATACTGGCGAAGTCGATTTTTATATTGCAAATCCGGATGATCCGTTGGTGCAGACATACCAGAAAATGTTCCCTGAATTGTTCACAGAGGAAATCCCAGCAGACGTGCAGGCTCATTTCCGCTTCCCTGAAAGATTATTTAGCATTCAAGCATCAATGTATGGTACGTATCATATGACTGATCTGGAAATGTTCTATAATCGGGAAGATGCATGGGAGTTCCCGACAGAGAAATACTTTAACGAAGATATTGAAATGGAACCATACTATGTAACAATGAAGCTTCCCGAATACGATGAGGAAGAGTTTATTCTGATGATGCCTTATACACCGAAAAATCGTCAAAATATGCTTGCATGGATCGGTGTACGTAATGATGGGGAATATTATGGTGAAAAATTTGTCTATCGTTTCCCAAGGCAAGAAAATATTTACGGTCCGCAGCAAATTGAAAACCGGATTAACCAGGATAGCACGATTTCTCAGGAATTGAATCTTTGGTCACAAGGTGGATCAGAAGTGATTCGTGGGAACTTACTTGCCATTCCAATTGAAGATACAGTTATATACGTCGAACCAATTTATATTGAGTCTTCCAATGAGACATCACTTCCGGAAGTAAAACAGGTTGTCGTTGCTTATGAGGACCACATCGTAATGGAAGAAACGTTTGAGGAGTCGATGGAGCAAATGCTCAATCTTGTGGATCCGAATCGTCAGCCAGATGAAGAACAAACATCTGAGGAAGAGCCGGGGGAACAAGAACAGCCAATTTCAGAATCTGACGAGCTATTACAAGAGTTTTCAGATCTATTCAATTCCTATCAAGATGCGTTAGCTGAAGGCGACTGGAATAAAGCTGCAGAAATTATGACAGAAATAGAAGACAAATTAACTGAGGAAGAACAATGA
- a CDS encoding MFS transporter, translating into MAKNKYDPIKHSNRHTERDKRLFFLLFLVFGLVALLLIVFGIYIVIVDSGLWALLILFLVIAAPMIFFALAFYPRQREVVYSYELNDNGLYQHWEYTKTGKEKEIYTPFEDMDKVLIGHLPTRIPVHKGRDYFRFDARLILMYQGNYFVQDFYPMDDPNQWIDRFADAGIPIRYTNYDLFSAFITAYYIEVDFYEMESIPWDFTGDQLRLGEESHRNPFPKWISEEGEEKIKTVKEDIKVPKTRRAEKLTLWMLFVFAVFFGSVMMPGMPLDEDGVVSFGEALFTAIIINALIPFVFVYWRSYTKWYNPILYFIVVSIGNCLGLFIVSLFRDIPNLYGSIFIMNIFNLFLWATLLIFVKGIKFIGDYKRKHNL; encoded by the coding sequence ATGGCAAAAAATAAATATGATCCTATTAAACACTCGAATAGACATACCGAAAGAGATAAACGACTATTCTTCCTCTTATTCCTTGTATTCGGATTGGTTGCTTTGTTGTTGATCGTATTTGGTATTTATATTGTAATAGTAGATAGTGGGTTGTGGGCACTGTTGATTCTCTTTTTAGTAATTGCAGCACCCATGATATTTTTCGCACTTGCTTTTTATCCGAGGCAGAGAGAAGTCGTATACAGTTATGAATTAAACGACAATGGCCTTTATCAGCACTGGGAATATACGAAAACAGGAAAAGAAAAAGAAATTTATACTCCCTTTGAAGATATGGATAAAGTACTGATCGGGCATTTGCCGACCCGCATACCTGTACATAAAGGTCGGGATTATTTCCGGTTTGATGCACGGTTGATTTTGATGTATCAAGGAAATTATTTTGTCCAGGATTTCTATCCAATGGATGATCCAAATCAATGGATTGATAGATTTGCTGATGCGGGCATACCCATTCGCTATACAAACTACGATTTGTTTTCTGCATTTATCACAGCATACTATATTGAGGTAGATTTTTATGAGATGGAGAGCATCCCATGGGACTTTACCGGTGACCAATTGCGCCTGGGCGAGGAAAGTCACAGAAACCCTTTCCCTAAGTGGATATCAGAAGAGGGCGAAGAAAAGATTAAGACGGTAAAAGAGGATATAAAGGTTCCTAAAACAAGAAGAGCGGAAAAACTTACATTGTGGATGCTGTTTGTTTTTGCTGTGTTCTTTGGTAGTGTAATGATGCCGGGAATGCCGCTTGATGAAGATGGCGTTGTAAGCTTTGGAGAAGCATTATTTACTGCAATAATCATTAACGCGCTTATTCCTTTTGTTTTTGTTTATTGGAGGAGTTATACAAAATGGTATAATCCCATTCTTTATTTTATCGTAGTTAGTATAGGTAATTGCTTGGGTCTGTTTATCGTTTCGTTATTTAGGGATATACCGAACCTGTATGGTTCTATATTTATCATGAATATTTTTAATTTGTTTTTATGGGCCACTTTACTGATCTTTGTGAAAGGGATTAAGTTCATTGGCGATTATAAGAGAAAACATAATCTATAA
- a CDS encoding sigma-54 interaction domain-containing protein, producing the protein MAYEHYYLNAVLATEDDAITIINQHKEVIFWNDAAVQTYNIKRTDIIDRNITDFFHDDDLMALKVLEAKKAVHDTYHRPRSDKHVVVNASPIFTEDEELIGAISVERDISQIVKLNDNLVTTSTALNELRQKVYTTNTEENPFSRLKGNSLPLQQTIQIASKAAKTDATTLVLGESGTGKEICARAIHEASPRKDGPFIPVNCGAIPDALFESELFGYEGGAFTGAEKKGKTGKIEMANGGTLFLDEVGELPLDMQVKLLRVLQENIIYKVGSSSGTPINVRFIAATNQNLEHQMEEKQFRSDLFYRLNVIQITMPPLRQRINDVVELAKLFLHQFAIQYEVPLPTLDQDAVEALFQYHWPGNVRELRNLIERVIILTEKSVIKKQDILAFFHRTSTPNKEPEIDSHSLVQEKEDVEKKRMEEALWQHNGNKTAAAKTLGISRVTLYNKIRKYGIDPKT; encoded by the coding sequence ATGGCTTATGAACATTATTACCTGAATGCTGTATTAGCTACAGAAGATGATGCTATCACGATTATCAACCAGCATAAGGAAGTAATTTTTTGGAATGATGCCGCTGTACAAACGTATAACATTAAGCGTACGGATATTATAGACAGAAATATAACAGACTTTTTCCATGACGATGATTTAATGGCTTTAAAGGTACTGGAGGCGAAAAAAGCCGTTCATGATACGTACCACCGTCCGCGTAGCGATAAACATGTGGTTGTTAATGCATCCCCGATTTTCACAGAAGATGAAGAACTGATTGGAGCAATATCTGTGGAACGGGATATCAGCCAAATTGTAAAACTAAATGATAACTTAGTCACCACCTCCACAGCATTAAATGAATTAAGGCAAAAGGTATATACAACAAATACAGAAGAAAACCCTTTTTCACGATTAAAAGGAAACAGCCTACCACTCCAGCAAACGATTCAAATTGCAAGTAAAGCAGCCAAAACAGATGCTACAACCCTGGTTCTTGGGGAAAGTGGAACGGGTAAAGAAATATGCGCACGAGCGATTCATGAGGCGAGCCCTCGTAAAGACGGTCCGTTCATTCCTGTTAACTGTGGTGCAATTCCAGACGCCTTATTTGAAAGCGAATTATTTGGCTATGAAGGTGGTGCATTTACAGGAGCCGAAAAAAAGGGGAAAACCGGCAAAATTGAAATGGCAAATGGTGGTACCTTATTCTTGGATGAAGTTGGCGAACTTCCACTTGATATGCAGGTAAAGTTGCTCCGCGTACTACAGGAAAATATCATTTATAAAGTTGGTAGCTCTTCTGGAACACCGATAAATGTCCGATTCATCGCAGCAACGAACCAAAATCTGGAGCATCAAATGGAAGAAAAACAATTTCGTTCCGATTTATTTTATCGCTTAAATGTCATTCAAATCACCATGCCCCCATTACGACAGCGAATCAATGACGTAGTCGAGCTGGCAAAACTATTTCTCCATCAATTTGCGATTCAATACGAAGTACCACTTCCAACACTTGATCAAGATGCAGTGGAAGCACTTTTTCAATATCATTGGCCAGGCAATGTACGGGAATTACGAAATTTGATCGAACGTGTGATCATACTCACGGAAAAATCCGTCATCAAAAAACAGGACATCCTTGCCTTTTTCCACCGTACATCTACCCCAAATAAGGAACCGGAAATAGATAGCCACTCGTTGGTTCAGGAAAAAGAAGATGTGGAGAAAAAACGAATGGAAGAGGCACTTTGGCAACATAATGGAAATAAAACCGCAGCTGCGAAAACACTTGGGATCTCACGGGTGACACTTTACAATAAGATTAGAAAGTACGGAATTGATCCAAAGACATAG
- the pruA gene encoding L-glutamate gamma-semialdehyde dehydrogenase, with product MVLPFKHEPFTDFNDETNKKEFEAALRNVKSQLGQDYPLIINGEKIYTDDKLNSVNPSDKNQVVGNVSKATKKYVDQAMEAAEEAFKTWRTWTAVERAEVLYRTAAIVRRRKHEFSAWLVYDAAKPWGQADADIAEGIDFMEYYGRHMVELAKGKEINDRVDEENTYFYQPMGPGVTIPPWNFAFAIVAGTTVAPIVAGNPVLLKPSENTPVIAYKLVEALEEAGLPKGVVNFVPGDPAEIGDHLVDHPSTHFINFTGSRATGTRIIERAAKVQQGQTFLKRVVAEMGGKDTIIVDDNADLELAAQSIVHSAFGFSGQKCSACSRAILHKDVYDDVLHRCVELTKELTVGNSSEENVYMGAVVNQKQFDKISDYIEIGKQEGELVIGGETDDTNGYFVHPTIFKDLDPKARIMQEEIFGPVLGFAKASDFDELLEIANNTEYGLTGAVISNNREHLNRARYEFQVGNLYFNRGCTGAIVGYQPFGGFKMSGTDSKAGGPDYLQHFLEAKTLSQHF from the coding sequence TTGGTTTTACCGTTTAAACATGAACCATTTACCGATTTTAACGATGAAACAAATAAAAAGGAGTTTGAGGCGGCACTCAGGAATGTGAAAAGTCAGTTAGGACAAGATTATCCATTAATCATCAATGGGGAGAAAATTTATACAGATGACAAATTGAATTCTGTTAACCCTTCCGATAAAAATCAAGTTGTTGGAAATGTATCGAAAGCAACAAAAAAATATGTAGATCAAGCGATGGAAGCAGCTGAGGAAGCCTTTAAAACATGGCGAACATGGACTGCGGTAGAACGTGCGGAAGTCCTGTATAGAACAGCAGCCATTGTGCGCCGTCGAAAGCATGAGTTTTCTGCATGGTTAGTATATGATGCGGCTAAACCATGGGGGCAGGCTGATGCAGATATAGCAGAAGGAATTGACTTCATGGAGTACTACGGGCGCCATATGGTTGAGCTAGCGAAAGGGAAAGAAATCAATGATCGTGTGGATGAAGAAAATACGTATTTTTATCAGCCGATGGGACCTGGTGTCACGATTCCACCATGGAACTTCGCATTTGCGATTGTAGCAGGAACGACGGTTGCGCCGATTGTAGCGGGAAACCCCGTGCTGTTAAAGCCATCTGAGAATACACCGGTGATCGCATATAAATTGGTAGAAGCACTGGAAGAAGCAGGTCTGCCAAAAGGTGTGGTGAATTTTGTGCCCGGGGACCCTGCTGAAATTGGCGATCATCTTGTGGATCATCCAAGTACCCACTTTATTAATTTTACCGGTTCCCGTGCAACTGGAACCCGTATTATCGAACGTGCAGCAAAAGTACAACAGGGGCAAACCTTCCTTAAGCGAGTGGTCGCTGAAATGGGGGGGAAAGATACAATTATTGTTGATGATAATGCAGACTTGGAGCTTGCTGCCCAATCCATTGTGCATTCCGCATTTGGGTTCTCTGGTCAGAAATGTTCTGCCTGCTCAAGAGCTATTCTGCATAAGGATGTATACGATGATGTGCTCCATCGCTGCGTGGAACTGACAAAAGAATTAACAGTAGGGAATTCGAGTGAAGAAAATGTTTATATGGGTGCTGTTGTTAATCAAAAACAATTTGATAAAATTAGCGATTATATTGAAATCGGAAAGCAAGAGGGAGAACTTGTTATTGGCGGAGAAACGGATGATACAAACGGTTATTTCGTTCACCCGACAATCTTCAAAGATTTAGATCCGAAAGCGCGTATCATGCAGGAGGAAATTTTCGGTCCTGTTCTCGGATTTGCAAAAGCCTCGGACTTTGATGAATTGCTCGAGATTGCAAATAACACTGAATACGGCTTAACCGGTGCGGTAATCTCTAATAATCGTGAACATTTAAATCGGGCGCGCTATGAATTCCAAGTAGGTAATCTCTATTTCAACCGTGGATGTACTGGAGCTATTGTAGGTTATCAACCGTTTGGAGGGTTCAAAATGTCCGGTACTGATTCCAAAGCAGGGGGGCCGGATTATCTGCAGCATTTCTTAGAGGCTAAAACGCTATCACAACATTTCTAG
- a CDS encoding GNAT family N-acetyltransferase, producing the protein METTIRPLHYGDSPQVLALDTGIEDDYVKNIFERLVEENNHLFGLFQDGQLVSIAGYTIYARSYAMLGRLRSDRRFKGNGFSTSLLTHALHAAFHQPDIQWAGANTQEHNLPAQRVIEKNGLSNYATLHGAVTKDTSALTAGAKPWNPVTNLQRKRDWINQTYVKSGQVFPYECYYPFPASMELFQDEDLEQWAFYENNDQTRMLITKTDQKKNHYLHAVYPWSDITSQPGLWETISSDYESLKETTGEDTYIWMDVTKEEAQILPANHGFELPSPWILYGIDRTNWEKLMGD; encoded by the coding sequence ATGGAGACAACAATTCGGCCTTTGCACTATGGCGACTCTCCTCAGGTTCTAGCTTTGGATACCGGGATTGAAGATGATTATGTAAAAAATATATTTGAGCGGCTTGTCGAAGAAAATAATCACTTGTTTGGATTATTTCAGGATGGACAACTTGTCAGTATAGCGGGTTATACCATCTATGCGAGAAGTTATGCCATGCTTGGCAGACTTAGAAGTGACCGCAGATTCAAGGGAAACGGCTTTTCCACATCTCTGCTAACCCATGCATTGCACGCAGCATTTCATCAGCCTGACATTCAGTGGGCTGGTGCTAACACACAGGAGCATAACTTACCAGCACAACGTGTCATTGAGAAAAATGGTCTATCCAATTACGCAACTTTACACGGTGCTGTTACAAAAGATACTTCCGCGCTCACGGCAGGTGCAAAACCTTGGAATCCTGTTACCAACTTGCAGCGAAAAAGAGATTGGATAAACCAAACTTATGTGAAGTCCGGACAAGTTTTTCCATATGAATGTTATTACCCCTTCCCCGCTTCCATGGAGCTATTTCAAGACGAGGACCTTGAACAATGGGCGTTTTATGAAAATAATGATCAAACCCGCATGCTGATTACTAAGACCGATCAAAAGAAAAATCATTATCTGCATGCTGTATATCCATGGAGCGACATCACCTCACAGCCCGGATTATGGGAAACAATCTCGAGTGATTACGAAAGTTTAAAGGAAACCACAGGAGAAGACACGTACATATGGATGGATGTAACGAAAGAAGAAGCACAAATACTCCCTGCCAATCACGGGTTTGAGTTACCTTCCCCGTGGATATTGTATGGGATTGATAGAACAAATTGGGAGAAATTAATGGGAGATTAA